The following is a genomic window from Flavobacterium sp..
GCATCATTTTCAAACGAAGCAAACTGTAAATTCAAAATATAACTTCCATCTTTTACAGCATCATTAACGTAAATCATTTCGGTAATTGTACAATTAAAACGAGCATCTTTATTTACATTATTGACATCTTTTACATTCCAAAAGGCTTTGTGCGCCAATAATTTTCCTTCATCGTGTTCTTTGTCTACACTAGGCAAATCGATTAGCAAATGTTGAATGCCTTTTTCTCTGATAAAAATGGCTGCAGCTTCTTCTAAATAGGGCGGATTCGTATTGGAATAATTTAAATGTTTTTTGCTTTCTGGATTTGGCAATGTCCTGATGATGATGGCTTCTGTTGAGACGTTGCAATGCAACGTCTCTTCTATTTGTTCTTTTGTAATAACTAAATCTTCTCCGATCGCTTTTGGTTCCACCGAAATCAATTCCGCAGTAAAGAAAAACTGTTTCAAACATTGATTGATTGAGTAAAAATCACGGGTAATATGCCCTAAACATTCTGTGTGGGTGCCATGTGCGTGCGGATTGAAGAAAATATTATTAAAATTCGTAGAAGATTTTCCTTCCGAAACTTTGCCAATCCAATCACCCATAGTTACAGGTGCAATCTCGGGCGTGTTTTGATACCAAGCAATTGGATTTTGTTCGTTGTTTGTTAGAGGAATCGAAATATCAAGAGGATTTGATAAGTCGATTTGTTGGTTATTTATTGTTGCTTTCATATTTTTAACCGCAAAGAGCGCAAGGATTTACGCAAGGTTCGCTAAGTTTACTTTTTATTTTTATTTAGTTCGTATAGAGTTAGAGGTTATTTACAACTCTTTTTACTCCATTTTTGATAAGAGAAACATTGAAATTTATTAGTAAGCCTAACTTACAATTTGTTAATTTTAAATAAGTCAATAATTGAGCGAAATGAACATCATTCAATGCTTCTACCGATTTAATTTCAATTATTAATTTGTTTTCAACTATTATATCAATTCTGTAACCTACATCGAGTTTTACTTCTTCATAAATTAAGGGTAAAGGCTTTTGTTTTTCAACATTTAATCCTGTCTTCCTTAATTCGTAATACAAACATTCTTCGTAAGCACTTTCCAGCAAACCTGGACCCAAACTTTGATGCACTTTCAAAGCACAATCAAATACAATTCTTGATAATTCATTTTCTGTCATAATTATTTATTTTGGCGTGTATAATTTAAATTGTTGCGTCCTTTGCGAAAAACTTTGCGCTCTTTGCGGTAAACTACTCCAAATTTAATAAAAACAAATTGGAAGTAGTTAAAGAATTAATAAATTCACCTCAATTAATTGTATTTAAATTTATAATTAATTAATTTTAAAGTATTCTTTGGATCTAAAAGAAACTTAAAATGAAAAAATATTTTGTTATCATAGTGCTTTTATCAAATGTTTGTTCTTTTGCACAAATAAAAACAGACTCTATTCAACCAATTCTACAACCGATTAAAATGAATAGTAATCTGAATACAACTTGTTCTTTTTTATCTTTTAATCAACTAAATTTTTACACAAAAAATGACTTTTCTATTTATAATAGAGCTACGATGATGAATGATAATTTTTCAGTTTACAAAGGTCAATTTGAATATAAAAATTCTATTTTCATTCCTGAAAATACAATCTATAATTCTAAAATCGACTCATTTAATCCAAATGGAGTTAGTGATTTTGGCAGTGCTTTGTTGACTGGTGTTTTGAATTTAACATTGAGTTTGTTTACTATTAAATAAAGTCTTACTTATTTAATAAAAACAAATCACTTGCTATTCCATCACTCAAAAACTTTCCTTTTTTGGTTGTTCGTAAAATATTATCATCCACAAACAACAAATGATCTTCAATGAATTTTGCTGCTTGTTGGTTCAAATAAGCCAGATAGGTTTTTCCGAATTCTTGTTCGATTCGTTCTAACGAAACACCCCAAATCGTGCGCAAACCGGTCATAATATATTCATTATAACGGTCGGTTTTTGTTAAAGTCTCAATTTCGATGGGTAATTTATTTTCTTGAATAGATTTGATATACAACGAATTGTTTGACACATTCCAACCACGATTTTTCCCATCATAACTGTGTGCCGAAGGTCCAATTCCGATGTATTTTTTACCCAACCAATAGCTCGAATTGTTTTTTGAAAAATAATTTTCTTTTCCAAAATTCGATAATTCATAGTGAATGAATCCGTTTTCTGAAAGTTTATCAACCAAAATTTGAAAATGCTCTTGAGCTACTTCGTCATCTGGTGACGGAATGATTCCTTTTTGAATAAACAAATGCAAAGCAGTTTTAGGCTCCACTGTTAACGCATAACTTGAAATATGTGGCACACCAAAAGACAAAGCGGTTTCGATATTTTGTAACCATTTTTCGTTGCTCATTTCGGGAACTCCGTAAATCAAATCGATGGAAATATTATCGAAATAGTGTGTGGCAATTTCCAAACATTTTTTGGCTTCTTGAACATTGTGTGCACGATTCATCAGCTGTAAATCGTCTTCAAAAAACGATTGAATTCCGATTGACAATCGATTGACTTTATTTTTTGACAATTCAATTATTCGATTCTCCGTTAAATCATCTGGATTGGCTTCTACGGTTATTTCAGGATTTTCAACAACTTTATAATTTTTATAAACCGAATCAATCAAAAATCTCAAATCTGCAATTTGCAATATCGAAGGCGTTCCACCACCAAAGTAAATCGTCTCTACAATCTCATCTTGAAACTCACTTTTGCGCATTTCAATTTCTTTAGCCAATGCCAAAACCATCTCATCTTTCTTCTTCAAATTAGTAGAAAAATGAAAATCGCAATAATGACAAGCTTGTTTGCAAAAAGGTATGTGAATGTAGATTCCTGACATTTTATTAGTATTCAGTCGCAGTCGCAGTTTGCAGTACTGAGACTGAAAACTGAGACTGAAAACTATTTTTTAACTCTCGATTCATTCTGTTTTACAAAAGCATCCCAACCCGAATAACTTTTCCCAACCTCAACTCTTCCCGAATTAAAAAAATGACAAACTGCTGCCGCCAAACCATCGGTTGAGTCGAGATTTTTTGGTAATTCTTTTAAACCTAATAATTGTTGCAACATTTTGGCTACTTGTTCTTTACTGGCGTTTCCGTTTCCGGTGATGGCCATTTTGATTTTTTTGGGTTCGTATTCTGTAATAGGAATATCTCTTGAAAGTCCGGCTGCCATGGCAACGCCTTGTGCTCTTCCTAATTTCAGCATCGATTGTACGTTTTTCCCAAAGAACGGCGCTTCAATGGCAATCTCATCTGGATGATGCGTTTCAATTAATTCGATAGTTCGTTCAAAAATAACTTTTAGTTTCTGATAATGGTTGTCGTATTTGGACAAAATGAGTTCGTTCAACTGTAGAAATTCCATTTTCTTGTTGACTACTTTGATTAATCCAAAACCCATAATCGTCGTTCCTGGGTCAATTCCTAATATGATGCGTTCGTTTGCCAATTATTTTGTTTCAAGTTTCAAGTTTCAAGTTCAAAGTTTTCGTTTCTTTGCAACATGATTTCAATTCCTCACAAAGCTAAGCAATTCCTTGTTTTTACCATCAAACTTTTGATTGTAATTGGTGCGTTTTATTTTATTTATGACCAAATTGCAGGAAATTCAAAGTTAGAATGGAGTAAATTTAAGACTTTAGTTTTGGAAAAAACTTCTGTCTTAACCATTATTTTCATTTTATTATTTAGTGTTGCCAATCGTTATTTTGAAATTTTAAAATGGCAGAATTTGGTTGCTTTTATCAAACCTATTTCGGTTGGTGAAGCGAGTAAACAAGTTTTAGGCGCTTTAACAGCTGGAATTTTCACACCAAATGGTTTAGGCGAATATGCAGGAAAAGCGATGTTTTTCAAAAAAGAGCAAACTAAAAAAGTGGTGTTTTTAAACCTGATTTGCAATGGAATTCAAATGATATTGACGATTATTTTCGGAACTATTGGATTGATTTTAATTGGATATTGGAAATGGGCTTTAGCGATTATTGGAATTGCTGTTGTTTTATTTTTTGCTTCAATTCTCTCTAAAAACATCACCATAAAAGGTTATTCGATTCAAAAATTATTGCATAAAATTAACGAAATTCCAAAAAAGATTCACCAAAAAAATATTGTCCTTGGCGTTTGTCGTTACTTGGTTTTTTCGCATCAATATTATGTTTTGTTTTTGGTTTTTGATGTAGATTTACCTTATCTGACTTTGATTAGTTCAATTGCTGCTGTTTACTTTTTAGCTTCTTCGTTACCAAGTTTCCAATTTTTAGATTTTGCGGTTAAAGGAAGTGTGGCGATGTTTTTCTTTGGAAAATATGGTGTTAACGAATGGATTGTGATTTTCATTAGTACCTTAATGTGGTTTTTAAACGTAGTTTTACCTGTGGTGATTGGCAGTTATTATGTGATGCGATTTAAGTTGAATACTTCAAAATAGTTTATTCGTATGTTGGAATTAATTCTCGGAACCGTTTTTCTCATTTACCTCTTGTTCATCGGGCAACTGATTTATGGATTTAACCGAATGAAACGCTTTTCAAAAACAGAATTCACTCCAAAAACCTCTTTTACCATTGTAGTTCCTTTCCGTAATGAAAAAGAGAATCTTCCTAATTTATTACATTCGATTTCATTGTTACATTATCCGAAGGAATTAGTGGAAGTGATTTTGGTGGATGATGATTCTGATGATGAATTTAGAATTCAGAATTTAGAATTTAGAATTCAAATGGTAAAGAATATTCGTAAATCTAATTCACCCAAGAAAGATGCGATTGAGACTGCGATTGAAATTGCTAAAAATGATTGGATTATTACTACCGATGCGGATTGTTTGGTTCAGAAAGATTGGTTGACGATTTACGACCAATATATTCAGGAAAATGAAGTTGAAATGGTAGCTTCTGGCGTTTGTTATGTTACAAAAAAAGACTTTTTATCCGCTTTTCAGAATTTAGATTTCTTGAGTTTACAAGGCGCTACGATTGGAAGCTTTGGAATCAACCAACCTTTTATGTGCAATGGTGCTAATTTAGCTTATTCCAAACAATTTTTCAAGGAATTAAACGGTTTTCAAGGAAATGAAAACATAGCCAGCGGAGACGATGTTTTTTTATTGCAAAAAGCGGTTTCAGGTGCTCCAGAGCAAGTTGGGTTTTTATTGGCTAAAGAAAGTATTGTCGCTACAAAGCCTGTTGCAACTTGGTCTGAATTGTTTCAACAACGGGTTCGCTGGGCCTCGAAAAGTACGGGTTACTCTTCTCTTTATGGAAAATTGTTAGCACTTGTTGTTTTTGGTGGAAATTTGGGTTGGATAGTAAGTTTTTTACTTTGGTTAATTGGATTTTTAGACCAAAATATTTTCATGCTTTTTGTTGCTTTGAAATTCCTAATCGATTTTATTTTGCTCTATAAAACCGCTAATTTCTTCGAATCGAAATTACAATATGTGTTGGCGAGTAGTTTGTTGTATCCGTTTTTTAGTGTTTCGGTGGCGGTGTATTCGTTGTTTGGGAAATATAGTTGGAAAGGGAGAAACTTTAAAAAATAATTAGCTCGAAAAGACGATTTATTTGGAACGCTGATGACACAGATAAAACAGATTTTTACAGATTATTTAACCGCAAACTTGTCATGCTGAAAGCATCTCTTTCATGTTCAAAATTAAATTTTTGAATTTGATTTTTAGCTTGTAATTGTACTTGATTTTATCCTTGATTATTTCTCCATTTTGATAATTACTGGAAGTACAAATTGTGTTTTTACTTTTACGCCTCTTTTTATTGCAGGCTCTACTTTTGGAAAATCGGATAATCTTGACATTAAAATGCTATCGATTTTGGTTTTATCTGCTAAAGCAATACTGTCGTTAGTATATTGTGTTTCAAATTGTAAACTAGAATCAGTATTTATAGTAATTTTTACGTTGATGGTATCGATTTTTGGATATTCAATTCGTAATGTATCAATACCTATTCTTTCCTGAATAGTTTGTGCCATATAATCAAAGAAACATTGTTTTTTTATTGCTGCATCTATAATGGTATCGCATTGCAAAACCGATGGAAATTCATCCACTTCGTCCCAATTGATTTTTTTAAGTTCTTGCTTTAATAATTCCTTCTCATCTGGTACTTGTTTTTCAAAGTATTGGCAAGATTGAATAGCTAAAAGCAAAAAAAGTAGTTGAATTGTTTTTTTCATATTATTCTTCCATCTGAAACATTACAGGGATTGCATAAGAAATAGTAACTGGTTTTCCATCACAATTAGCAGGAATGGCTTTTGGCAACGATTTAATAATGCGAACAGCCTCTTCTTCTAAAATTAGACCATTTTTTGGACCTATGACATCTTTAATTTGTGGGTTCCCTTCTTTATCAATTAGAAAATAAACCATCACTCTTCCTTGTAATTCGTGATCCATTGCAAATTCTGGATATCTAAATTTTTTATAAATATGCTTTCTTATGTAATCATTAAATGATACTTGTTCTTCAAGTCCTGTAGTCAGATTTTTTACTTTATAGAATGGTAATTCTTGAGAAGTACATTTTGTAAAACCTAAATCATCTTCTTTTACAACTGTAGTTGTAATTTTAGATTTCTCAATAGAATCGGCTTGTTTTTTTTGTTGTTTGGCAATTTTACTTTCCTGAACACGAACCAAATAAGCATCCCACTCTATTTTTTTTTGCTCATCTGATTCTTTTTTAAGCCTTGCCAATTCTTTCAAACGATCTTGGGTTGACAAATTTTTGTCTTGAGCAACAGCCGTGTTAACCACTAAAAAAGAAATAAAAAGTAAAAAAACAAATCTCATAGCAATCAATTAAGTAAAATGTATGAAACAAAGTTATAAATTTGTTAGACAATAACTAAAATCTTATGGAATACTTTTTACTGATTTTGGGTTTACTTTTGATGCTAGTGGGAATTATTGGCAGTTTTTTACCTGCTTTACCAGGACCGCCTATTAGTTGGGTTGGGATTTTATTGCTTTATTTTTGTCCTAGAATGGAAACTAATTATTGGTTGCTAGGCATTACATTAGTAATTGCGATAGTAATTGGCGTATTAGATTATGTGATTCCAGCAAAAGGCACTAAGTATTTTGGCGGAAGTAAATACGGAATTTGGGGAACGAATATAGGTTTGGTTATTGGCTTATTCTTTCCTCCTTATGGATTTTTAATTGGTCCTTTTTTATGCGCTTTAATAGGAGAACTTATTTACAACTCTAATGAAGGAAAACGAGCTTTTAAAGCAGCTTTAGGTTCGCTTTTAGGCTTCTTAGCCGGGACTTTTATAAAGCTTTTGGTTAGCTTATTATTTTTAGGTGTATTTTTTGTTGTGGTTTGGCAAAATAGAGGGGTTTGGTTTTGATAATACCCTAAAAATCAAAAAGCCTTGCATAAATGTAAAGCTTTTCTTGGTTTAACTACCTCCCTTTAAACGGTATCTTTTGGTCTAACAATAATTCGTAGTGATTGATCTTTTGTAAAATAAGCAATTGCCCAATTGTATAATGTTTTTAATCTATTACGATAATTTACAAGCGACATAATATGCACAAACAACCACATCATCCAAGCAAAAAAACCATTAAAATGTGTATTACCTGGAATATCAGCTACTGCTTTAGCTCTTCCAATGATTGCCATTGAGCCTTTGTCTTTGTAGTGAAAGGTTTGTAACAATTTATTTAATTGTAGGTTATTTAAATTATGAGCTAGATTTTTACCTTGTTGAATAGCAACTTGAGCAACTTGTGGATGTCCATGTGGAAATTTTATATCGGTATTCTCCATAATACATGTGTCCCCAATAGCATAAATATTGTCGGTTCCTTTTATTTTATTAAATTCATCTACAATAAGTCTTTTTGCTCTACCATAACATTCTTTTGGTATTCCTTCAAAAATCATTGCAGAAACACCTGCAGCCCAAATAAGATTTTTAGTTTTTATATATGTTCCGTCTTTAAATGTTACTACATTTCCGTCATAATCCACAACTTGCATGTTTAACTTTACTTCAACACCTAATTGTTTCAAAGACTCTAAAGTATATTTTTGTGATTTCTCACTCATTGGAGCTAACAGCCTATCTCCACCATCTACTAGATAAATTTCTGTCTTTCTGAAATGACTCAATTCGGGATACTCATTCCTAATAATAGTTTTACTCATTTCAGCAAACATTCCCGAAACCTCAACTCCAGTAGGTCCACCACCTGCTACAACCATAGTTAACAATCGTTTTTTTTCGGCTTTATTTTTTGTAACAGTAGCTTTTTCTATTCGTTGCAATAAAATATTTCTCATATTTAAAGCATCGTCAAGTGTTTTCATGGGAATGGCATTTTTCTTTACATTTTCCATTCCAAAGTAATTACTTTCTGTACCTGTGGCAAAAACTAAGTAATCGTAAGCAAGTTCTCTATTACTTAACTTTATTTTATTTTCAGATGGAAGTACTTCAGAAAATTCTCCAAGCCAAAAACGGATGTTTTTATTTTCTTTTAATAATTTACGAAAAGGATAACTAATTGATGATGGTTCTAAAAAACCTGTTGCAACTTGATAAATTAGAGGTGGAAAAAAATGATAATTATTTTTATCCACTAATGTAATGGTGAAGTATTTGTTGTTAGCTAATGAATTTGCAAGGTTTATTCCTGCAAATCCGCCTCCAATAATCACAATATGTTTTTTCATTTTTCAAACACTTTAAGCCTCTTAATACGCTTTTAATATTGTAAAATTACTATATATATATTTTGATTGAGACAAAGAAAAGTTAAAAAAATAAAAAGTTTTAAAATCAAAAAAGCCTTGCATAAATGCAAAGCTTTTCATTGGTCTAACTACTAAACCTTGTGGTACTTTCGTACCTAAACAACACAACTATTTTAAATATTGTAAGAGGGCAAAAAAGCCTTTCTCTTAAGAAAGGCTTCCTCTTTACTGGCGGTCTGGACGGGACTCGAACCCGCGACCCCATGCGTGACAGGCATGTATTCTAACCAACTGAACTACCAAACCAGTGCTTGATTGCGAGTGCAAATATACTACGCTTTTTCATTCCTGCAAATATTTTTACGAAAAAAATAAACTTTTTTCAGTGTTTTTAGCCAAACTTTTGTTTTTCAACCAAATAGGTTAGTAAAATTTTTTCAAAATTTTCATCTACAGAAACCGGCACATAACGTATTTGATACTGCATACACGTTGCCTCTACCGTTTTAAAATAATCTTGTACTCTTTTTTGATACAATTCTTGAGTATTTTCTGCAAATAAATTGATTTCTTCTCCTGTTTCTACATCAATAAATTTACGAGGTGTATTATCAAAATTAAAATTTAATTCTGTTTTTTTATCATACACATGAAAAACCACCACCTTGTGTTTGTTATGTTTTAAATGTTGTAAAGCTTTGAAAATTTTTTCATTGTTTTCTTCGGAACCTTCAGAATGAAACATATCAGTAAACAAAATCACCATAGAACGGCGGTGAATATTTTCTGCAATTTGATGCAAAAAAGTTACGGTATCCGTTTTTCTAGTAGTTTTATTTTGCGATAAAACTTCTTCCAGCTTGCTTAAAATCATACGATGATGACGATCACTCCCTTTCTCAGGTGAATAATATTCATAGATATCCGAATAAACACTCAATCCAACTGCATCGCGCTGCTTTTTAAGTAAATTCATCAAAACCGCAGAAGCCAACACCGAAAAACCAATTTTATTCTCATAAAATAGCTGATTCTCTTTTAATTTTGGATAATGCATCGAAGACGAATTATCGATTATCAAATGACAACGCAAATTGGTTTCTTCTTCGTAGCGCTTGGTATATAATCTATCCGTTTTAGCGTATAATTTCCAATCGATATGTTTTGTGCTTTCACCTGGATTATAGATTTTATGTTCAGCAAACTCAGCTGAAAATCCATGAAAAGGGGATTTGTGCATACCCGAAATAAATCCTTCGACAATTTGGTTAGCCAAAAGTTCCAAGTGCTCAAAACTGGATATTTTTTCTACTTGAGATTCTAGATTCATATCGTAAAGATAGAAAAAGATTTTTTATTTTTGGAAAAAGGTTTTGTGAGAAAGTTTTAAGAAAATAATTAAAAAAAGGCTCAACTTTCGTTGAACCTTTTATTTATCTATTTTCTATTGATTATAGTAATGCGTCAATTGCATCAGTATAGGTTTTCTTAGGAGCTACACCCACTTGTCTTCCTACTACTTCTCCATTCTGGAAAATCAATACTGTTGGAATGTTTCTAACACCGTATTTTGCAGCAAATTCCTGATTGGCATCTACGTCCACTTTTCCTACTACTGCTTTTCCTTCATACTCACTGTGAATTTCGTCGATAACTGGCCCAACCATTCTACATGGTCCACACCAAGCTGCCCAAAAATCTACTACTACTGGTTTGTCTGATTTTAATACTACCTCATCAAAAGTAGCATCTGTTATTGCTAATGCCATATTTTTCTTTTTAGTTTTATACTTATTTGAATTGCAAATTTAGGAATTAATTACGAATGAAAGTATGTTTTAAAATTACTTTTGATTATACTCTCATTTGAAGAATTTATACTTAATTCAATTTAAAATTAACCTGCAAACGTTCCAATTCTTGAAGCAGTTCTGAGGAAATTTTTACTTTCAATTTTCTACTAGGCATTGAAAGTTTTGTTTTGACGATAATTTCTTCCTTTTCTACTGGAACTTCTATCTCCATTTCTGCTACTTCACCCGACTCATTCACAATATCTTCTTCTATATCAAGCGGAGCAACAACTGGAATTTCTTCCAAGGCTTTTTTAATTCGATCCAATTCCATTACTTCAAATGTCACCGAATTATCTCCTTTGTTTTCAGAAAATATTTGATTTAATTCTGTAATTACATGCTCTTTAACCTCATTTATTGGAAACATTAAAATCAATTTCTTGGCAAACGTTGGCAACACATCGGCTAACATTTTAGCATCTAAAAACTGAATTCTCGGATCTGATTTTTTGCCTGTTTCGCGATTTACCCAGCCTTCTTTGACATTAATTTTGAAATACACAAACTGATTTTGCAACAAGAAATGTCTGTATTTTAAATATTCTTCATCAAAAATTCGAAACTCATAACTTTCATCATAGCCTTCAAGAACAAAAGTTGCCCAACCCTTTCCGTTTTTTGCAGTTCGATGTTGCACATTGGTTACAATTCCTCCAAAAGAAAGATTTTTACCCAAATGTTGTTCCAAATTTTTGAGCGATTCTAATTTAGTAGAACAGAAATATTTCATTTCAAACTTATAATCATCTAATGGATGACCTGAAATATAAATTCCAACGACTTCTTTTTCTTTGGCTAATTTTTCCATTGTACTCCATTCATCACACGGTGGTACTTGTGGTTCAGCAATTTGAACTTCTGAAGCATCACCAAACAAACTTACTTGTGATGAGTTTTCGTTTTCTTGAAATTTCGAACCATAACGAATTGCTTTTTCTAAAAACGTAATTCCGTCTCCATCATGATGAAAATATTGAGCGCGATGTGTTTCTGTAAAACCATCAAAACCACCCGCTAAAGCTAAACTTTCAAAAGCTTTTTTATTAGCAGCTCTTAAATCAATTTTTTTAGCTAAATCAAATATCGATTTATAGGGAGCCTCTTTTCTATTTTGAACAATAGTATCTACTGCATTTGCCCCAACCCCTTTAACAGCTCCTATTCCAAAACGAACCGCATAATTTTCATTTACCGTAAATTTATAGTACGATTCATTTACATCTGGACCCAAAACAGCCAATCCCATACGTTTACATTCTTCCATAAAGAACGAAACTTGTTTGATATCGTTCATGTTATTGGATAGCACCGCCGCCATATATTCAGCAGGATAATGTGCTTTCAAATAAGCCGTTTGATACGCAATCCAAGCATAGCAAGTAGAGTGCGATTTATTGAACGCATAACTTGCAAACGCTTCCCAGTCTTTCCAAATTTTCTCTAAAATAACTGGATCGTGTCCTTTTTCTGCTGCTTGGTTTATGAATTGAGGTTTCATTTTGTTCAAAACGTCAATTTGTTTTTTACCCATCGCTTTACGCAAAACGTCGGCATCACCTTTTGAAAATCCCGCTAATTTTTGCGACAAAAGCATAACCTGTTCTTGATAAACGGTAATTCCATAGGTTTCAGCTAAATATTCTTCGCACGCATCTAAATCGTATTTGATTTCTTCTTCACCATTTTTTCTTCGAACGAAAGAAGGAATATACTCCAATGGTCCCGGACGATATAAGGCATTCATGGCAATTAAATCGGCAAAAACAGTTGGTTTTAAATCCTTCATGTATTTTTGCATTCCAGGCGATTCGTATTGGAAAACCCCAACCGTTTCACCTCTTTGGAATAACTCATATGTTTTTTGGTCGTCAATTGGAAAATTATCCGGATCTAAGTCGATTCCTAAACGATATTTTACCAATTTAACGGTGTCTTTAATTAAGGTTAGGGTTTTTAATCCCAAGAAGTCCATTTTCAACAAACCGGCACTTTCCGCTACCGAGTTGTCAAATTGCGTTACATATAAATCGGAATCTTTTGCTGTAGTAACTGGTACGAAATTGGTAATATCGCTAGGCGTAATAATTACACCACAAGCGTGAATTCCGGTGTTTCGCATAGAACCTTCTAATACTTTTGCTTGCTGAATGGTTTCGCCTGCTAAATCTTCTGAGTTGGCAATCCCAATTAATTCTTTAACTCTGTCAAATTCTTCCGAACGCAAAGCTTTTTTAACTTCCCCTTCTTCTTCGGCTAAAAATCGGGCTAAATTCCATTTAGAAGGCATCATTCCTGGAATCAATTTGGCAATTCTATCAGCTTCAAAAAGCGGTAAATCTAACACCCGAGCAGTGTCTCGAATAGCTGATTTTGTTGCCATTTTACCATACGTA
Proteins encoded in this region:
- a CDS encoding cyclase family protein — translated: MKATINNQQIDLSNPLDISIPLTNNEQNPIAWYQNTPEIAPVTMGDWIGKVSEGKSSTNFNNIFFNPHAHGTHTECLGHITRDFYSINQCLKQFFFTAELISVEPKAIGEDLVITKEQIEETLHCNVSTEAIIIRTLPNPESKKHLNYSNTNPPYLEEAAAIFIREKGIQHLLIDLPSVDKEHDEGKLLAHKAFWNVKDVNNVNKDARFNCTITEMIYVNDAVKDGSYILNLQFASFENDASPSKPVLYRNIY
- a CDS encoding NAD(P)/FAD-dependent oxidoreductase encodes the protein MKKHIVIIGGGFAGINLANSLANNKYFTITLVDKNNYHFFPPLIYQVATGFLEPSSISYPFRKLLKENKNIRFWLGEFSEVLPSENKIKLSNRELAYDYLVFATGTESNYFGMENVKKNAIPMKTLDDALNMRNILLQRIEKATVTKNKAEKKRLLTMVVAGGGPTGVEVSGMFAEMSKTIIRNEYPELSHFRKTEIYLVDGGDRLLAPMSEKSQKYTLESLKQLGVEVKLNMQVVDYDGNVVTFKDGTYIKTKNLIWAAGVSAMIFEGIPKECYGRAKRLIVDEFNKIKGTDNIYAIGDTCIMENTDIKFPHGHPQVAQVAIQQGKNLAHNLNNLQLNKLLQTFHYKDKGSMAIIGRAKAVADIPGNTHFNGFFAWMMWLFVHIMSLVNYRNRLKTLYNWAIAYFTKDQSLRIIVRPKDTV
- the ruvC gene encoding crossover junction endodeoxyribonuclease RuvC; its protein translation is MANERIILGIDPGTTIMGFGLIKVVNKKMEFLQLNELILSKYDNHYQKLKVIFERTIELIETHHPDEIAIEAPFFGKNVQSMLKLGRAQGVAMAAGLSRDIPITEYEPKKIKMAITGNGNASKEQVAKMLQQLLGLKELPKNLDSTDGLAAAVCHFFNSGRVEVGKSYSGWDAFVKQNESRVKK
- the hemW gene encoding radical SAM family heme chaperone HemW, whose amino-acid sequence is MSGIYIHIPFCKQACHYCDFHFSTNLKKKDEMVLALAKEIEMRKSEFQDEIVETIYFGGGTPSILQIADLRFLIDSVYKNYKVVENPEITVEANPDDLTENRIIELSKNKVNRLSIGIQSFFEDDLQLMNRAHNVQEAKKCLEIATHYFDNISIDLIYGVPEMSNEKWLQNIETALSFGVPHISSYALTVEPKTALHLFIQKGIIPSPDDEVAQEHFQILVDKLSENGFIHYELSNFGKENYFSKNNSSYWLGKKYIGIGPSAHSYDGKNRGWNVSNNSLYIKSIQENKLPIEIETLTKTDRYNEYIMTGLRTIWGVSLERIEQEFGKTYLAYLNQQAAKFIEDHLLFVDDNILRTTKKGKFLSDGIASDLFLLNK
- a CDS encoding DUF58 domain-containing protein, with protein sequence MNLESQVEKISSFEHLELLANQIVEGFISGMHKSPFHGFSAEFAEHKIYNPGESTKHIDWKLYAKTDRLYTKRYEEETNLRCHLIIDNSSSMHYPKLKENQLFYENKIGFSVLASAVLMNLLKKQRDAVGLSVYSDIYEYYSPEKGSDRHHRMILSKLEEVLSQNKTTRKTDTVTFLHQIAENIHRRSMVILFTDMFHSEGSEENNEKIFKALQHLKHNKHKVVVFHVYDKKTELNFNFDNTPRKFIDVETGEEINLFAENTQELYQKRVQDYFKTVEATCMQYQIRYVPVSVDENFEKILLTYLVEKQKFG
- a CDS encoding DUF456 domain-containing protein; this translates as MEYFLLILGLLLMLVGIIGSFLPALPGPPISWVGILLLYFCPRMETNYWLLGITLVIAIVIGVLDYVIPAKGTKYFGGSKYGIWGTNIGLVIGLFFPPYGFLIGPFLCALIGELIYNSNEGKRAFKAALGSLLGFLAGTFIKLLVSLLFLGVFFVVVWQNRGVWF
- a CDS encoding glycosyltransferase family 2 protein, whose product is MKRFSKTEFTPKTSFTIVVPFRNEKENLPNLLHSISLLHYPKELVEVILVDDDSDDEFRIQNLEFRIQMVKNIRKSNSPKKDAIETAIEIAKNDWIITTDADCLVQKDWLTIYDQYIQENEVEMVASGVCYVTKKDFLSAFQNLDFLSLQGATIGSFGINQPFMCNGANLAYSKQFFKELNGFQGNENIASGDDVFLLQKAVSGAPEQVGFLLAKESIVATKPVATWSELFQQRVRWASKSTGYSSLYGKLLALVVFGGNLGWIVSFLLWLIGFLDQNIFMLFVALKFLIDFILLYKTANFFESKLQYVLASSLLYPFFSVSVAVYSLFGKYSWKGRNFKK
- a CDS encoding GxxExxY protein encodes the protein MTENELSRIVFDCALKVHQSLGPGLLESAYEECLYYELRKTGLNVEKQKPLPLIYEEVKLDVGYRIDIIVENKLIIEIKSVEALNDVHFAQLLTYLKLTNCKLGLLINFNVSLIKNGVKRVVNNL
- a CDS encoding energy transducer TonB, with protein sequence MRFVFLLFISFLVVNTAVAQDKNLSTQDRLKELARLKKESDEQKKIEWDAYLVRVQESKIAKQQKKQADSIEKSKITTTVVKEDDLGFTKCTSQELPFYKVKNLTTGLEEQVSFNDYIRKHIYKKFRYPEFAMDHELQGRVMVYFLIDKEGNPQIKDVIGPKNGLILEEEAVRIIKSLPKAIPANCDGKPVTISYAIPVMFQMEE